The following proteins are encoded in a genomic region of Streptomyces lunaelactis:
- a CDS encoding response regulator: MIRVVLADDQTLVRAGFRSILTDESDIEVVGEAADGEQAIALARELRPDVVLMDIRMPGLDGLEATRRILADPRLEAVRVIILTTFDVDDYVYGALRAGASGFLVKDTEPMELLHGVRVVARGDALIAPAVTRRLIAEFAGRSKQPDPSPRLNALTEREREVMGLVGAGLSNDEIAQRLVLAPATAKTHVSRIMTKLNVRDRAQLVILAYESGMITPGWMA; the protein is encoded by the coding sequence ATGATTCGCGTGGTGCTCGCCGACGACCAGACACTCGTACGCGCCGGCTTCCGCTCCATCCTCACCGACGAGTCCGATATCGAGGTGGTGGGCGAGGCCGCCGACGGCGAGCAGGCCATCGCCCTCGCACGCGAACTGCGCCCGGACGTCGTGCTGATGGACATCCGGATGCCCGGCCTCGACGGTCTGGAGGCCACCCGCCGTATCCTCGCAGACCCTCGGCTCGAAGCCGTACGGGTGATCATCCTCACCACCTTCGACGTCGACGACTATGTGTACGGCGCGCTGCGCGCGGGCGCCTCCGGGTTCCTCGTCAAGGACACCGAGCCGATGGAACTGCTGCACGGCGTACGGGTGGTGGCGCGCGGCGACGCCCTGATCGCGCCCGCCGTCACCCGCCGTCTGATCGCCGAGTTCGCGGGCCGCAGCAAGCAGCCCGACCCCAGCCCCCGGCTGAACGCCCTCACCGAGCGGGAGCGCGAGGTGATGGGCCTGGTCGGCGCGGGTCTGTCCAATGACGAGATCGCGCAGCGCCTCGTACTGGCTCCCGCCACCGCGAAGACCCATGTCAGCCGGATCATGACGAAGCTGAATGTCAGAGACCGGGCGCAGCTGGTGATCCTGGCGTACGAATCCGGGATGATCACCCCGGGCTGGATGGCCTAG
- a CDS encoding putative leader peptide encodes MTDTNVRLWRRVHMDLVRYAGCVCRPSC; translated from the coding sequence GTGACCGACACCAATGTGCGCCTGTGGCGGAGGGTCCATATGGACCTCGTCCGCTATGCGGGCTGCGTGTGTCGACCGTCCTGCTGA
- a CDS encoding AI-2E family transporter, with protein sequence MPRWLPRAMVLALALIACFQLGSWAFHQLIGLLINILIAFFLALAIEPAVGRMAARGMRRGLATFLVVFAVLAAGAGFVVMLGSMLAGQIIDMVEDFPQYLDSVIRWINSTFNTELSRVEVQDSLLRSDWLRRYVQNSASGVLDISATVLGGLFKLLTIFLFSFYFAADGPRLRRAICSVLPPAKQAEALRAWEIAVDKTGGYLYSRGLMALISGVAHYVLLEILGVPYAPALAVWVGLVSQFIPTIGTYLAGALPMLIAFTVNPWYALWVLGFVVIYQQFENYVLQPKLTAKTVDIHPAVAFGSVVAGTALLGAVGALIAIPAVATLQAFLGAYVKRYAVTDDPRVHGHRLRDGRAVRRMRRALHKGRNGSAVDESAPDAGKGGRDSGEGGPDAGAETDDRP encoded by the coding sequence ATGCCCCGCTGGCTGCCGCGCGCCATGGTGCTCGCGCTGGCGCTCATCGCCTGCTTCCAGCTCGGCAGTTGGGCCTTCCACCAGCTCATCGGCCTGCTGATCAATATCCTCATCGCCTTCTTCCTGGCGCTGGCGATCGAGCCCGCGGTCGGCCGGATGGCGGCGCGCGGCATGCGCCGCGGCCTCGCCACCTTCCTGGTCGTCTTCGCCGTACTGGCCGCGGGCGCCGGCTTCGTCGTCATGCTGGGCTCGATGCTGGCGGGCCAGATCATCGACATGGTCGAGGACTTCCCCCAGTACCTCGACTCGGTGATCCGCTGGATCAACAGCACCTTCAACACCGAGCTCTCCCGGGTTGAGGTTCAGGACAGTCTGCTGCGCTCCGACTGGCTGCGGAGGTATGTCCAGAACAGTGCGAGCGGGGTGCTCGACATCTCGGCCACCGTCCTCGGCGGACTGTTCAAGCTGCTGACGATCTTCCTTTTCTCGTTCTACTTCGCGGCCGACGGGCCCCGGCTGCGGCGTGCGATCTGCTCCGTACTCCCGCCGGCCAAGCAGGCCGAGGCGCTGCGCGCCTGGGAGATCGCGGTCGACAAGACCGGCGGCTATCTCTACTCGCGCGGCCTGATGGCACTGATCTCCGGTGTCGCGCACTACGTCCTGCTGGAGATCCTGGGTGTGCCGTATGCTCCGGCGCTCGCGGTCTGGGTCGGTCTGGTCTCGCAGTTCATCCCGACCATCGGCACGTATCTTGCGGGCGCGCTGCCGATGCTGATCGCATTCACCGTCAATCCCTGGTACGCGCTCTGGGTGCTCGGGTTCGTCGTGATCTACCAGCAGTTCGAGAACTATGTGCTGCAGCCCAAGCTCACCGCAAAGACCGTCGACATCCACCCCGCGGTGGCCTTCGGTTCGGTCGTCGCGGGCACCGCGCTGCTGGGGGCGGTCGGCGCGCTGATCGCGATCCCGGCGGTCGCGACGCTCCAGGCGTTCCTCGGCGCGTATGTGAAGCGGTACGCGGTGACCGACGACCCGCGTGTCCACGGCCACCGGCTGCGCGACGGCAGAGCGGTCAGGCGGATGCGGCGCGCCCTGCACAAGGGCCGCAACGGCTCGGCCGTCGACGAGAGCGCACCGGACGCCGGGAAGGGCGGGCGTGACTCCGGCGAGGGCGGGCCGGACGCCGGTGCGGAGACCGACGACCGGCCTTGA
- a CDS encoding rhodanese-like domain-containing protein: MSERVGIDELLERVRQDLDRVEPKDAFEAAADGALLVDIRYAALRERDGVIPGALVVERNELEWRLDPQGSHRAPEAVSHDLRVVVVCNEGYASSLAAVSLRQLGLHRATDLVGGFQAWKSAGLPVTR; the protein is encoded by the coding sequence GTGAGCGAGCGCGTAGGGATCGACGAGCTACTGGAGCGCGTACGGCAGGACCTGGACCGCGTCGAGCCGAAGGACGCCTTCGAGGCGGCCGCGGACGGGGCGCTGCTGGTGGACATCCGGTACGCGGCGCTGCGCGAGCGTGACGGGGTGATCCCCGGTGCGCTGGTCGTGGAGCGCAATGAACTGGAGTGGCGGCTGGATCCGCAGGGCAGCCACCGTGCGCCGGAGGCCGTCAGTCACGATCTGCGGGTCGTGGTGGTCTGCAACGAGGGGTACGCGTCGTCTCTGGCGGCCGTGTCCCTGCGGCAGTTGGGACTGCACCGCGCGACCGACCTCGTCGGGGGCTTCCAGGCGTGGAAGTCCGCGGGGCTGCCGGTCACGCGGTAG
- the recA gene encoding recombinase RecA translates to MAGTDREKALDAALAQIERQFGKGAVMRLGERPNEPIEVIPTGSTALDVALGVGGLPRGRVVEVYGPESSGKTTLTLHAVANAQRLGGQVAFIDAEHALDPEYAKKLGVDIDNLILSQPDNGEQALEIVDMLIRSGALDLIVIDSVAALVPRAEIEGEMGDSHVGLQARLMSQALRKITSALNQSKTTAIFINQLREKIGVMFGSPETTTGGRALKFYASVRLDIRRIETLKDGTDAVGNRTRVKVVKNKCAPPFKQAEFDILYGQGISREGGLIDMGVENGFVRKAGAWYTYEGDQLGQGKENARNFLKDNPDLANEIEKKILEKLGVGVKPEALAAEPGADAAGAAAAPAEDGTKSVPAPASKAKSAKTAAAKG, encoded by the coding sequence ATGGCAGGAACCGACCGCGAGAAGGCGCTCGACGCCGCGCTCGCACAGATTGAACGGCAGTTCGGCAAGGGCGCTGTGATGCGCCTGGGCGAACGGCCGAACGAGCCCATCGAGGTCATCCCCACCGGGTCGACCGCGCTCGACGTCGCGCTCGGCGTCGGCGGCCTGCCGCGCGGCCGTGTGGTGGAGGTGTACGGACCGGAGTCCTCCGGCAAGACGACCCTCACGCTGCACGCGGTGGCCAATGCGCAGCGGCTCGGCGGCCAGGTGGCCTTCATCGACGCCGAGCACGCCCTCGACCCCGAGTATGCGAAGAAGCTCGGCGTCGACATCGACAACCTCATCCTGTCCCAGCCGGACAACGGTGAGCAGGCGCTCGAGATCGTCGACATGCTCATCCGCTCAGGCGCCCTCGATCTGATCGTCATCGACTCCGTGGCGGCCCTGGTGCCGCGCGCGGAGATCGAGGGCGAGATGGGCGACTCGCACGTCGGTCTGCAGGCGCGACTGATGAGCCAGGCGCTCCGGAAGATCACCAGCGCGCTGAACCAGTCCAAGACCACCGCGATCTTCATCAACCAGCTCCGCGAGAAGATCGGCGTGATGTTCGGCTCGCCGGAGACCACGACCGGTGGCCGGGCGCTGAAGTTCTACGCCTCGGTGCGGCTCGACATCCGCCGTATCGAGACCCTCAAGGACGGCACGGACGCGGTCGGCAACCGCACCCGCGTCAAGGTCGTCAAGAACAAGTGCGCGCCGCCCTTCAAGCAGGCCGAGTTCGACATCCTCTATGGCCAGGGCATCAGCCGCGAGGGCGGTCTGATCGACATGGGCGTGGAGAACGGCTTCGTACGCAAGGCCGGCGCCTGGTACACGTACGAGGGCGACCAGCTCGGCCAGGGCAAGGAGAACGCCCGTAACTTCCTGAAGGACAACCCCGATCTCGCCAATGAGATCGAGAAGAAGATCCTGGAGAAGCTCGGCGTCGGCGTGAAGCCGGAGGCCCTGGCGGCAGAGCCGGGTGCGGACGCAGCCGGTGCGGCGGCGGCTCCGGCCGAGGACGGCACGAAGTCGGTGCCCGCGCCCGCCTCCAAAGCCAAGTCGGCCAAGACGGCGGCGGCCAAGGGGTAG
- a CDS encoding FAD-dependent monooxygenase, with the protein MDPVIVVGAGPVGLALSLALAAQGVPSVVLDEGRGKDEPRPARTVVLRPDTAAMVERLGCATVRDEGARWAGWRSMRRKQDVRQLILGDAGAPAPLHIPQDALTRGLRNAVAGQPLVRIVTDSRLDSLEQDAGGISVHTRGTGATWWRGSYLVGCDGARSTVRKLLGIRFPGRTAVERHAVAALRTELPWPDEALLHRQPPWRTGGDEVTARPLPEGVWRLDWLLPPRGELVTPDALVARVRDTLAGWCGGTPPYELIDTGVYTLHHRLARRWRVDRAFLAGDAAHLLGALGTQGLDEGLRDADNLAWKLAHTWHHGVSEPLLDSYQAERRAAVAARLRAADQSLPILRGAGALRTYLPGAARGHDILLTDGHLGHGPLGAPPVYTHSPLAPEYAPSQTLVGTEAGAPVADVRVTVPDGTSARLRDRLGQGRLLVMLVAPGTGVWDRRHWVSAGVMPRLAAAVTALPVRAELLVTESYPGATAHTVLLVRPDGHLVASFTGVRPAELYSAADAARGGSPSAVRSDRTADIN; encoded by the coding sequence GTGGACCCGGTGATCGTGGTCGGCGCAGGCCCGGTCGGCCTCGCCCTCTCTCTCGCCCTGGCCGCCCAGGGAGTCCCCTCCGTCGTACTCGACGAAGGTCGGGGCAAGGACGAGCCGCGCCCCGCCCGTACTGTCGTACTGCGGCCCGACACGGCCGCCATGGTGGAACGGCTCGGCTGCGCCACTGTCCGTGACGAAGGAGCCCGCTGGGCCGGCTGGCGCTCGATGCGTCGGAAGCAGGACGTACGACAGCTCATCCTGGGCGACGCCGGCGCCCCCGCTCCCCTGCACATCCCCCAGGACGCCCTCACGCGCGGACTCCGTAACGCCGTCGCCGGGCAGCCGCTGGTCCGGATCGTCACCGACAGTCGCCTCGACTCGCTGGAGCAGGACGCCGGCGGGATCAGCGTGCACACCCGCGGAACCGGGGCGACCTGGTGGCGCGGCAGCTACCTGGTCGGCTGCGACGGCGCACGGTCCACCGTCCGCAAGCTCCTCGGCATCCGCTTCCCCGGGCGTACGGCGGTGGAGCGGCACGCCGTCGCCGCGCTGCGAACCGAACTCCCCTGGCCCGACGAGGCGTTACTGCACCGGCAGCCGCCGTGGCGCACCGGCGGCGACGAAGTGACGGCCCGTCCCCTGCCGGAGGGCGTCTGGCGGCTGGACTGGCTGCTGCCGCCGCGCGGTGAACTGGTCACCCCCGACGCTCTGGTCGCCCGGGTGCGGGACACGCTGGCCGGCTGGTGCGGTGGGACACCTCCGTACGAGCTCATCGACACCGGCGTCTACACACTGCACCACCGGCTCGCGCGGCGCTGGCGTGTGGACCGTGCGTTCCTCGCGGGCGACGCCGCCCATCTGCTCGGCGCGCTCGGCACCCAGGGGCTCGACGAAGGGCTGCGGGACGCCGACAACCTGGCGTGGAAGCTCGCGCACACCTGGCACCACGGAGTTTCCGAGCCGCTGCTCGACAGCTATCAGGCGGAGCGGCGGGCCGCCGTCGCCGCGCGGCTGCGCGCCGCCGACCAGTCGCTGCCGATACTGCGCGGTGCCGGCGCGCTGCGTACGTATCTGCCGGGCGCAGCGCGGGGGCACGACATCCTGCTCACCGACGGCCATCTGGGGCACGGCCCGCTGGGCGCGCCCCCCGTCTACACGCACTCCCCCCTCGCACCCGAATACGCCCCTTCCCAGACACTCGTCGGCACGGAGGCAGGCGCTCCGGTCGCGGATGTGCGGGTGACCGTGCCCGACGGAACCAGCGCACGGCTGCGCGACAGGCTGGGGCAGGGACGGCTGCTGGTGATGCTGGTCGCGCCCGGCACCGGGGTGTGGGACCGGCGGCACTGGGTGAGCGCGGGCGTGATGCCGCGGCTGGCGGCGGCCGTCACCGCACTGCCGGTACGGGCCGAGCTTCTGGTGACGGAGAGCTACCCGGGTGCCACGGCTCACACGGTGCTGCTGGTGCGGCCGGACGGGCATCTGGTCGCGTCGTTCACGGGTGTACGGCCCGCCGAGCTGTACTCGGCGGCGGACGCGGCGCGCGGCGGGTCTCCCTCAGCGGTCCGCAGTGACCGCACTGCGGACATCAATTGA
- the recX gene encoding recombination regulator RecX, which translates to MARRTEWPGDSADSSRAEKELSPQDPAERARAICLRLLTGTPRTRKQLADALHKREIPLEVAEEVLCRFEDVGLINDAAFADAWVESRHHGRGLARRALARELRTKGVDSALIDEAVGQLDSEQEEETARELVARRLPSTRGLDRDRRLRRLAGMLARKGYPEGMALRVVKRALEEEGEDTEDLDEGGVF; encoded by the coding sequence GTGGCCCGGCGAACCGAATGGCCGGGCGACAGCGCCGACTCGTCGAGGGCCGAGAAGGAGCTGTCGCCCCAGGACCCGGCGGAGCGGGCGCGGGCGATCTGTCTGCGCCTGCTCACCGGGACCCCGCGCACCCGCAAGCAGCTCGCGGACGCGCTGCACAAGCGTGAGATCCCCTTGGAGGTGGCCGAGGAGGTCCTCTGCCGCTTCGAGGACGTGGGGCTGATCAACGACGCGGCCTTCGCGGACGCATGGGTGGAGTCCCGGCACCACGGCCGGGGCCTCGCCCGGCGGGCCCTCGCGCGGGAACTGCGCACCAAGGGCGTGGACTCCGCGCTGATCGACGAGGCGGTCGGGCAGCTCGACTCCGAGCAGGAGGAGGAGACCGCCCGCGAGCTGGTCGCCCGCAGACTCCCCTCCACCCGGGGTCTCGACCGCGACCGCCGCCTGCGCCGCTTGGCGGGCATGCTGGCCCGCAAGGGGTACCCCGAGGGCATGGCCCTGAGGGTGGTCAAGCGCGCCCTGGAGGAAGAGGGCGAGGACACGGAGGACCTCGACGAGGGCGGGGTCTTCTGA
- a CDS encoding amino acid ABC transporter permease, giving the protein MTSVLYDAPGPRAKRRNIVYTVGFLALLALGIWWVISVMSDEGQLDWSLWKPFTEAPAWTTYLLPGLANTLKAAALAMVIALPLGAIFGIARLSDHRWVRGPASVVVEFFRAIPVLLLMLFANQLYANSGSISSDVRPLYAVVTGLVLYNASVLAEIVRAGILSLPKGQTEAAKAIGLRKGQTMTSILLPQSVTAMLPALVSQLVVIVKDTALGGAVLAFTELLNARGTLAANYANVIPSFIVVAVIYIILNLMLTTFASWLERRLRRAKKSTGAVLSADLAGAEEPVAEPGVKKDDGRAV; this is encoded by the coding sequence ATGACCTCGGTCCTCTACGACGCTCCTGGCCCCCGCGCCAAGCGCCGCAATATCGTCTACACCGTCGGATTCCTCGCGCTGCTTGCGCTGGGGATCTGGTGGGTCATCAGCGTGATGTCGGACGAGGGACAGCTCGATTGGTCCCTGTGGAAGCCGTTCACCGAGGCACCGGCCTGGACGACCTATCTGCTGCCCGGTCTCGCCAATACGTTGAAGGCTGCGGCCCTCGCGATGGTCATCGCACTGCCCCTGGGCGCGATCTTCGGCATCGCCCGGTTGTCCGACCACCGCTGGGTCAGAGGCCCGGCCTCGGTCGTCGTGGAGTTCTTCCGCGCGATTCCGGTCCTCCTTCTGATGCTGTTCGCGAACCAGCTCTACGCCAACTCCGGCAGCATCAGCAGTGACGTCCGTCCGCTGTACGCCGTGGTCACCGGCCTCGTCCTGTACAACGCCTCTGTGCTGGCGGAGATCGTTCGGGCGGGCATCCTGTCGCTGCCCAAGGGCCAGACGGAGGCGGCCAAGGCGATCGGTCTGCGCAAGGGTCAGACGATGACCAGCATCCTGCTGCCGCAGTCTGTGACCGCGATGCTGCCGGCGCTGGTCAGCCAGCTCGTCGTCATCGTCAAGGACACCGCGCTCGGCGGGGCGGTGCTGGCCTTCACCGAGCTGCTGAACGCTCGGGGCACGCTCGCCGCGAACTACGCGAACGTCATCCCCAGCTTCATCGTCGTCGCGGTGATCTACATCATCCTCAACCTGATGCTCACGACCTTCGCCTCGTGGCTGGAGCGCAGGCTGCGCCGCGCGAAGAAGAGCACAGGCGCGGTGCTCAGCGCCGACCTGGCCGGTGCCGAGGAGCCCGTCGCCGAGCCCGGAGTCAAGAAGGATGACGGCCGAGCCGTCTGA
- a CDS encoding MMPL family transporter → MNTATRNATPTTTRTSVFERLAAFSYTHRWRALILWVVVLVGITGASVAAGNAYHNDFSLPGTDSQQAQSVLEEHGSAQADAAVQIVVRATDGIRDGAVEGRVGTMLEKVAGLPSVTDVRSPYEDAAAVSKDGTVGYATVTLDGEAQNVPKEDVRKIIDTAASIEGEGVEAAVGGDAARGAEEAEGGAAEGAGILGALVILVFLFGSLVAASLPVVTALFAVGSSIGLIALASQFADVADFTPPIMMLVGLGVGIDYALLIFSRYRGELLKGAEPERATRTALDAAGRTVFFAGCTVIIALMGLVALGLGSLQGVALAVALTVLVTMAASLTLLPALLGIFGGRIQRQVAKRAAKAQRVEGAGWRRWATGVQRRPWAALVVSLVALGALAAPALDMRLGFADAGNDAESKSSRQAYDMLAEGFGPGFNGPLIVVADGGGTNAADQVRLALEETTGIAAATGPIPTKDASVATVIAFPDSAPQAEETSRLVDRLRDDVLPPLEKSTGVELLVGGPTAATEDYASTVSDRMPLFVAIVVGLSALLLLAVFRSVLIPLKAALLNLVSIGAALGAITLVFQEGWFGVEPGPIEAFIPVMIFAIVFGLSMDYEVFLLSRIHEEWEHTKDPQGAVREGLAATGKVITAAAAIMIVVFSAFLLSPDRMLQQFGLGLAVAILLDAVVIRCLIVPAVMQLLGRSAWWLPAWLRRALPKVELERH, encoded by the coding sequence ATGAACACCGCGACGCGCAATGCGACGCCCACCACGACGCGCACCAGCGTCTTCGAACGGCTCGCCGCCTTCTCGTACACCCACCGATGGCGGGCGCTGATCCTTTGGGTCGTAGTCCTGGTCGGGATCACGGGCGCCTCCGTGGCCGCGGGCAACGCGTACCACAACGACTTCTCGCTGCCCGGTACGGATTCCCAGCAGGCCCAGTCCGTACTGGAGGAGCACGGCTCGGCGCAGGCCGACGCCGCCGTGCAGATCGTGGTCAGGGCCACGGACGGCATCCGGGACGGCGCGGTGGAGGGGCGCGTCGGCACGATGCTGGAGAAGGTGGCCGGGCTGCCGAGCGTCACCGACGTACGCAGTCCGTACGAGGACGCGGCCGCCGTATCCAAGGACGGCACGGTCGGCTACGCCACCGTCACCCTCGACGGCGAGGCCCAGAACGTGCCCAAGGAGGACGTACGGAAGATCATCGACACCGCCGCGTCCATCGAGGGCGAAGGAGTCGAGGCAGCGGTTGGCGGTGACGCGGCACGCGGCGCCGAGGAGGCGGAGGGCGGCGCGGCCGAGGGCGCGGGCATTCTCGGCGCGCTGGTGATTCTGGTCTTCCTCTTCGGGTCGCTGGTCGCCGCAAGCCTGCCGGTGGTCACCGCGCTGTTCGCGGTGGGCAGTTCGATCGGTCTGATCGCGCTCGCCTCGCAGTTCGCGGACGTCGCCGACTTCACCCCGCCGATCATGATGCTGGTCGGTCTCGGCGTCGGCATCGACTACGCCCTGCTGATCTTCTCGCGGTACCGGGGCGAGCTGCTCAAGGGTGCCGAGCCCGAGCGTGCCACGCGCACCGCGCTGGACGCGGCGGGCCGTACGGTCTTCTTCGCCGGCTGCACCGTGATCATCGCGCTGATGGGTCTGGTCGCCCTGGGTCTCGGCTCGCTCCAGGGCGTGGCACTGGCGGTCGCACTGACCGTGCTGGTCACGATGGCCGCCTCGCTGACCCTGCTCCCGGCCCTGCTCGGCATCTTCGGTGGGCGCATCCAGCGGCAGGTCGCCAAGCGCGCCGCGAAGGCCCAGAGAGTCGAGGGGGCCGGCTGGCGACGCTGGGCGACGGGTGTGCAGCGGCGGCCCTGGGCGGCGCTCGTCGTGTCGCTGGTGGCCCTGGGCGCGCTGGCCGCGCCCGCGCTCGACATGCGGCTCGGCTTCGCGGACGCGGGCAACGACGCGGAGTCCAAGTCCAGCCGCCAGGCGTACGACATGCTGGCGGAAGGCTTCGGTCCGGGCTTCAACGGTCCGCTGATCGTGGTCGCCGACGGCGGCGGCACGAACGCCGCGGACCAGGTGCGGCTGGCCCTTGAGGAGACGACCGGCATCGCGGCGGCCACCGGGCCCATCCCGACGAAGGACGCGTCGGTGGCTACGGTCATCGCCTTCCCGGACTCCGCGCCTCAGGCGGAGGAAACTTCTCGACTTGTCGACCGGCTGCGCGACGACGTACTCCCGCCGCTGGAGAAGTCCACGGGCGTGGAGCTGCTGGTCGGCGGGCCCACGGCGGCCACCGAGGACTACGCGTCCACGGTCTCCGACCGGATGCCGCTCTTCGTCGCGATCGTCGTCGGGCTGTCAGCGCTGCTGCTGCTCGCGGTGTTCCGGTCGGTTCTGATCCCGCTGAAGGCCGCGCTCCTCAACCTGGTGTCGATCGGAGCGGCGCTCGGCGCGATCACGCTGGTCTTCCAGGAGGGCTGGTTCGGGGTCGAGCCCGGTCCGATCGAGGCCTTCATCCCGGTGATGATCTTCGCGATCGTCTTCGGGCTCTCGATGGACTACGAGGTCTTCCTGCTCTCGCGCATCCATGAGGAGTGGGAGCACACGAAGGACCCGCAGGGTGCGGTCCGTGAGGGGCTTGCGGCGACGGGCAAGGTCATCACGGCGGCTGCGGCGATCATGATCGTGGTGTTCTCGGCATTCCTGCTCAGCCCGGACCGGATGCTGCAGCAGTTCGGTCTGGGGCTGGCCGTGGCGATCCTGCTGGACGCGGTGGTCATCCGCTGTCTGATCGTGCCGGCGGTGATGCAGCTGCTGGGGCGGAGTGCGTGGTGGCTGCCGGCGTGGCTGCGCAGGGCGCTGCCGAAGGTGGAGCTGGAGCGCCACTGA
- a CDS encoding cysteine dioxygenase, whose amino-acid sequence MSQPLPTPVATHGSSAPTVAELLDFVRRSAADEDLIASLPLDPEGRTWVHLEGPGGSEAWLIAWPPGTGTGWHDHAESIGAFATASGELKENSLAVRLPASGWRTLELNEGVDRERRLGAGQGRAFGTHHVHEVLNESPAEHAVSVHAYYPPLPLIRRFSRSGAVLRLEQVERPADWQ is encoded by the coding sequence GTGTCCCAGCCCCTCCCCACCCCTGTCGCCACGCATGGCTCGAGTGCTCCGACGGTCGCCGAGCTGCTCGACTTCGTGCGGCGCTCCGCCGCCGACGAGGACCTCATCGCCTCACTCCCACTCGATCCCGAGGGCCGTACGTGGGTACACCTCGAGGGTCCGGGCGGCAGTGAGGCCTGGCTGATCGCCTGGCCACCCGGCACAGGCACCGGCTGGCACGACCACGCCGAGTCGATCGGCGCGTTTGCCACGGCCTCGGGTGAGTTGAAGGAGAACTCACTCGCCGTGCGACTCCCAGCGAGCGGGTGGCGGACCCTGGAGCTGAACGAAGGCGTCGACCGCGAGCGGCGGCTCGGGGCGGGCCAGGGCCGGGCCTTCGGCACGCACCATGTGCACGAGGTGCTGAACGAGTCGCCCGCCGAGCACGCCGTATCGGTGCACGCCTACTATCCGCCGCTGCCGCTGATCCGGCGCTTCAGCCGGTCCGGCGCGGTGCTCCGCCTTGAGCAGGTCGAGCGTCCGGCGGACTGGCAGTGA
- a CDS encoding sensor histidine kinase gives MVIPYRAPGGRLSARTTDAIVTLLVTAVVVVWTLVVMQYESEPPARTVIGWALIAVGCGTLYYRRRWPVAVAVVTLLACAAYYPLSTFDGPLMITFALALYSVAAEGRFTAAIALAAITLLAVGFAESRQSPGHRQIDDTSLVMLAGWLISLVAVGRAQRTRIAYLHEVELRAIAAEREQEARARQSATEERLRIARELHDVLGHSISLINVQSSAVLHKLSKQPEPADALTAAEAALEAVKATSKDALRELRSTLGVLRQADEAAPTAPVSGLDRLGELVERARATGIEVRTDTEGTPRPLPPPVDLAAYRIVQESLTNVARHSRASSALVTIAYTDEDVRVRIDDDGQGTDDEQSQGSGIIGMAERAKAFGGELTARNTADGFRVSARLPLRPLKGTE, from the coding sequence ATGGTCATCCCCTACCGCGCCCCGGGCGGCCGCCTGTCCGCGCGTACGACCGACGCCATCGTGACCCTGCTGGTCACCGCCGTCGTGGTCGTCTGGACGCTGGTCGTGATGCAGTACGAGAGCGAGCCGCCGGCCCGCACAGTCATCGGCTGGGCCCTGATCGCGGTGGGCTGCGGCACGCTCTACTACCGTCGCCGGTGGCCCGTCGCCGTCGCCGTCGTCACCCTGCTGGCCTGCGCGGCCTACTACCCGCTGAGCACCTTCGACGGCCCGCTGATGATCACCTTCGCGCTCGCGCTCTACAGCGTCGCCGCCGAAGGCCGTTTCACCGCCGCCATCGCCCTGGCGGCCATCACCCTCCTCGCCGTCGGCTTCGCCGAGAGCCGGCAGAGCCCTGGCCACCGTCAGATCGACGACACCTCCCTGGTGATGCTCGCCGGCTGGCTGATCAGCCTTGTCGCCGTGGGCCGCGCCCAGCGCACCCGTATCGCCTATCTCCACGAGGTCGAGCTGCGCGCCATCGCCGCCGAGCGTGAGCAGGAGGCGCGGGCCCGGCAGAGCGCCACCGAGGAGCGGCTGCGGATCGCGCGGGAGTTGCACGACGTACTCGGCCACAGCATTTCGCTGATCAACGTCCAGTCCAGCGCCGTACTGCACAAGTTGAGCAAGCAGCCGGAGCCCGCGGACGCGCTGACGGCCGCCGAGGCTGCCCTGGAGGCGGTCAAGGCCACCAGCAAGGACGCTCTGCGCGAGCTGCGTTCCACCCTCGGCGTACTTCGCCAGGCCGACGAGGCCGCACCGACCGCCCCCGTCTCGGGACTCGACCGCCTCGGCGAGCTGGTCGAGCGGGCCCGCGCGACGGGTATCGAGGTCCGTACGGACACCGAGGGCACACCGCGTCCGCTGCCGCCGCCGGTCGACCTCGCCGCCTACCGCATCGTCCAGGAGTCGCTGACCAATGTCGCCCGGCACTCGCGCGCGAGCAGCGCCCTGGTCACCATCGCCTACACCGACGAGGACGTCCGGGTGCGGATCGACGACGACGGACAGGGCACGGACGACGAGCAGTCGCAGGGCAGCGGCATCATCGGGATGGCCGAACGCGCCAAAGCCTTCGGCGGCGAACTGACCGCACGCAACACGGCGGACGGCTTCCGGGTCAGCGCCCGGCTGCCGCTGAGGCCGCTTAAGGGGACCGAATGA